The genomic stretch ACAATCGCCCCAATCAAAGCCATAAGCAACAAAAGCGATGCCACCTCAAACGGCAGCAAGAAATCGCTAAAGAAATGCTTGCCAATCAGCACAACCGATTCATCACCCGCGGGTACACCCGAAGCCCCACCCCAAGGTGTTGTCAGAACCGTGGTGCCAAGCAATGCGAACAAGCCGACACAAACAACAGCCGTGATCGCTTGTCCAAGCCAGGCATTGCGGACAGGGGTAAACGATTGGCGCTTATTGACCAGCATGATTCCGAACAGAATCAGAACGTTTACTGCGCCAACGTAGATCAAAATCTGTGCGGCTGCCACGAAGCCCGCGTTAAGTAAAACATACATGCCGGAAATACCGACAAAAACACCACCCAGCAAGAAAGCTGAGTA from Synechococcales cyanobacterium T60_A2020_003 encodes the following:
- a CDS encoding NADH-quinone oxidoreductase subunit J, producing MNLADGVQLVSFVILGAMMLGSALGVVLLSNIVYSAFLLGGVFVGISGMYVLLNAGFVAAAQILIYVGAVNVLILFGIMLVNKRQSFTPVRNAWLGQAITAVVCVGLFALLGTTVLTTPWGGASGVPAGDESVVLIGKHFFSDFLLPFEVASLLLLMALIGAIVLARREFLPDVDRQEQVDRPVLTLPERPRELVGVGVKPPSDSDK